Within Pungitius pungitius chromosome 18, fPunPun2.1, whole genome shotgun sequence, the genomic segment GCTGGTGAGGCTGAAGCAGCAGGCCGGTGCTGACCGGGAGGCTCTGAAACAGGCCACGCGGGCCCAGAAGCAGCGAGCGCAGCGCAGCGAGGACACTGCTGGCCAGCTGAGCCTCCAGCTACTGGACCTGGTAGGGCCGTGTCACAGAGCACAGTGCACTACAGCCGTGCATTGAATATACACACAATGCACCGGTGACTATAATTCATTGCAACATCTTCACCAGGTGCTTTTGTCAATAATTAGATCACCATATGTTAAAGAAGCACTTCAATTATTACTGATTCTTCTTCTTGGTTGTGGTAGTTTCAGGTAACCTTTCAAAGAGCCTATtgccccatctctctctctctctctctctctctctgacccaCAAAAATGGAAACACTGCCATTTTCTATTCACTCCTATGAACAGGAGAAGCAGGTGGTGGATGCACTGTCAGCAGCTGAGTCCTGGCAGAGTCACCATGCTCAAGAGGTGAAGGAGAGGAGTAAACTGGAGACTGAAGTGTCATGGCTGAACAGGTAACTCCAGCTCTGGAGACAAGaatgtgaatgttagttactgatgggcaggtgccactgtgtatggcaggtcctgtcattagtgtatgaatgggtgagtgatgtcatgtagtgttaaagcactttgagtggtcagaagactagaaaagcgctgacTGAGGGTTTGGTTCTGTCCCATTGGCAACATGTGGTGAACATTTCACCTTtagcatctttttttaaaccttttataTACAATATAAACAAAATAGCAAAAACCCTTCGAGGGAATGGCCAAGGAGGATCCCTCCATCAGGATGGACAGtgtaaacaacataaaaaattaACAATATGTTTAATGCATGATAGAATGATTGATTTGTCAATTCTGTAAAGTATTTTTCTCAAACCATGTAACAGTGTATAGTTGATTGTTAGTTCAAATGCTGCAATTGTTGTCATCTAAAGGTAAATATGACAGATGTTGTGGTGTGTGATGCAGCCGTATAGCAGAGGTGACTCAGCAGCTGCAGACTGCAGGGGACAAAGGCAGAGCGGAGAGAGAGGCTCTGCTGGACTCCTTGCAAAGACTGACCACAGAGACCACTGCTGCCCAACTGGAGAAGCAGTCTCTCAAGGTGAAAACCCAAAGAGCACTTTTATTAAATGCTACCCTGATCAAAATGTCATTTCCCTTCCCCATTGTCTTTCCCATTGACTTCCACTTGCTCATGTGACATTCGGAGGGTTAAGTGTGAAGAAGAACGTGTGTTCCTTTTAGGCCACATCGTCTGCAATGGAGGAGAGGCTAGCCTTGTCTCAGTCCGAGCTCCAGCAGGTCAAAGTCTCAATCCAGCAATATGACAGCCTGCTGGACAGCTATAAGATGCAGGTATTTAACACACAATGCAACACTGTGACATTTGTATGGCATCTTCATTCAATCAGATCAAATGTATTGTTAACAAATCTTTTGTGATGTTGAACTGACCAAGAGTTAAGTCAAACTTTTATACATACAATAAAACACGTAGATGCCTTCACTTAGATGTCCTCACTTTGACATGCACACTTAGACACGCACTTAGAACTATGCAAGGTTAATAGACATAAGAAATCAAACTCCTCTTAAATGATTTACTTTGCGCAGGGAGCCCCTTAAAGCTCAGGCAAATTGTTGCTATTCAGCTGCCTAGAACGACCTGGTACATCAAAATATacagttaaatgtaacaaattaagaacaagaaagaaaactgtACGCACATTGAATTTGCTCCTAAAGGCTGTAGTGCATTACAAATGTCCACTATTATCCATTCCATTATTAACAAATGTTTAATAATAACTGTATAGAATAACTGGTTTGTTATTTCTAAAAGCAAAAAAGGTCAAGCTGAGACAGACATGCCTTTGCATCACGTTAACGGAGGGAACCGTGACTTAAATGAAGAGAAGAAACCCACAAACAACTGGAGTCTCTTAGTACGACTTCCAATGGGATGCTTAGAATTTAGAGTTTTGTCCAAAGAAATGGCCAGAtttttatactatatatatatatatatatatatatttattaaaagctGTATCAGTGGTTTGAGGCTCAAGCCACTAGTTCTTCTTTCCAGGTTGGGAAGACCCGGGCCGAAGCGGATGACTACCGCGCACGGCTGGCTCGGGCGCAGCAGGAGGCCCAGCTGGTGCGcagggagctggagcaggaagtAGAGGCGGTGCGCAGCGAGCTTCTGGGGCGGCTGGCGGCCTTGGAGCATCTTCCCGAAGCCTTACGGCGCTCTGAACTCCAGCTGCAGGAGGCACAGGACAGGGAGCGCAGCCAGGAGAGACGCAGCACGGAGCTCAGCGCCACCTTGACCGAGCTGCACATGAAGGTCAGCAGGCGATGCACGCGAGCTCCATCTAGCATCACCAAATAATCATTTATGGTCCATCTTTAGGTGCTGATTGGAAatacattttgggaaatgtggTTTTTAATTTTGAATTGAGGTTAGACTGCAGTAGCACTGAAAACAACATTGGTATCAGGCCACTATCAATCTCCAGGGTTAAGGCTAACCTTTGCCACATAGTCTTTtcaattttccattttttgcTACAATTTTGAGTCTGTCACAATATGTTTAAACATTAATAAAAGCAGTAAGTGGGACATGCAGCCCAAGTTGTGAGATGAAGGACCTGTGTTGTGCAAGGTGGAGACCCAGTGCAGCCAAGTAGAGCTTCTAAGGCAGAAGAACaaggtgctgctggaggagaaccgACAGCTTCAGCAGCGCGTGGAGAGCTTGGAAAGGTCAGACACCACTTGCTTTCCACCATCTGGCTTTGCCGTTGGTTCAGATCAGTCTCACCTTGTAGGACCCACCTCTATTGGACAGATCATCATGATCCAAGTTCCCATAATCTGAGGGGTTTTGCTGATGTTACCAGATGGAATATAGTTGCCATGGAGTCAGTGATTAAGCTACTAGCAGTAAGTGTATGATGTGCAGCGAGTTGTctgaaaaactttaaaaatgtgatTCTCATGCAGGTTCTGGAGCATTAATACATGTTTCTATATTGACTATTGCTGTTTATTCTCAATGACATCAGATGCGATGATATTGTAAGTCTTACATAACACTATAATATGTGTATCCTGTGTGTTAACGAGTTAGGGCTCTAGCTAACTGTTCGTTCTCGCTGCTCATTGTTGCTGAGGCTGTCCAGTGTCATCCTACAGAAAGCTGGGTGAGACTGGCAGTCAGAAAAGCGACCTTCTCGCACTCATCGCCAAACGGGAAGACACCATCCAAAGCGAACAGCGCCgcctagaagaaaaaaagagagaatgttGCCTCTTGAGCCGACAGCTGGAGGAGGCTCTGGGGGAGGCTCACCAACAGGTCTGAATGTTTACAGAACACAATAGTAGATCCTCATTAGGAGGGCATCAGAAAGCCTCTTCGCCCAGTACTTATGTCCAGTGGGTCATATTTATCTCTAGATGTCAGAGAGCAGAGGCCTTGCTGCCACCAAAGAGCGCTCCACCCAGTACAAGATATTGGACCTAGAGGCTCAGCTTAGCAGGACTACGTCAGAAATCAATCAAGTTCGACGCAgcaaggaggaggtgaaggccTCCAATAACAGTATCTAATATCTCCCGTGTGAGGATGTCTACAACCTGTGTATTTATGACGCTCAGGTGGAGAGGCGGTACCAGAGCCGACTACAGGATATGAAGGATCGTCTGGAGCAGTCCGACAGCACCAACCGAAGTCTCCAGAACTACGTCCAGTTCCTCAAAGCCTCCTACGCCAGTGTGTTTGGGGACTTGGCCTTAGACAGCTCACTGCGCACCGCCTCACCCGTCTGACACCCGCCTGTCAGCGCTCTGTTATAAGCTCTCATTCGCTGCTTTTAACAGGAGTTGTAATATTAAAGGCCTTAAATGAAGGATTCTAAAATGTCTTTAGTGGCTTTCCACCATCTCATGTAAACTCAGGGCATGATATTCTTAAGACAAAGCATTTGTTAAAGATCTTGAAGATTCATCTTTCATTTTACTCGTGCGTATTTTACCCAGTGCTTTAATGCACCATCGCCTAGTACTTTCAAGGCTCAAATGTTGATCCTAAAACAAATGAACGTGGTTGGGACCATGACCACCTGGCTATTTACGATGTATCAGCTCATCGAGCTGTTTACCTTCCAGCTGACAGTAACGAACCCACACTGTCTTACTACGTAAAGAGAGAGACATCATCTTTGTCCTAATGTTTGTGATACTGTGAACAACCAGCAATGAACTGCTGGCACAGCTGGTCAGATGAAGGGGCCGCTTGGTGAAACATTGTGGTTGCCCTGATGACATTCCAGAGCGTTTATGGTTCACAGCGCTTCATCCAAGCCGCTGCCTTAGCGTCGCTCCCATCGGGATGTTTAAGACTGCAGGAAGCCAGTAAGCCGACCAAAGTCCAACTAGAGCCTTCCAGTGCCACTCCTCCACTATGCAAAAGTCAGTCATGACACACTGAACAAAAGTAAGGCGTTGTTGTATAAAAAATGTTATAGACATGAAGGTTTGGATCTGAAAgttagtgttttatttgtcaaaatCAATAAGAattgctcctcttcatcaccccTTTAGTCTTATTGTCAACTCACAGAGGTAATATTACCAGTTAACAGACCGGTAATATTACCATGAGATTTACTAAAAGTATTGATTTGTGTCCTTGTTTACATGTAAACAATTCTGTTGCACATTATGTGGCTCTATGTGCTTTATTGTATTTGTGCTCTTTGGTTGTACAGAACTGAAAATTGGCATTGATTTGATGGCAAATTGATAGCATTGGTGCTATCACAGGGCAGTGTGTGTCAAAAAATCCTTTTGGATGTACAGTTTCCTACACTATATTATTGCAATAGTTGTTGCTTAGCCATCAAGTGTATTCATTCACTGAATAATTGATGCCCACTATGGGTAACTTTTAAAAGCGTCAATAAAACTACAATGTTTTTCCAGCtgatccaaacttttttttttatcatctctTATTTTCTTTGGGTTGTATAATGAGTGTACGATCTGGAAGATCAACATCAACATTGTGTATAAGGGATGAGTTTCCATCCTTCAATGTGTGTACATGTTGAGATGTTCTGTTGTGGCCAGTACACCTGTCTTTAGTCTGGGGGGGGAGCAGCATCAGAGCCAGGGACAGTAGTAGGCTTAATAAACTGGTTAGGATGGCCTCGTGGTTAGGAAGAACTCGTCCCAAGGTCAGAAAGAGGAGATGATTCCTACCCACTAGTGTTTGGTTAAATCTTTGCATTATTGTTTAGTTaagttcatttcatttattttgaaattctatttctttgtttatttctttatgTGTGCGATACAAAATAATTTGTATCCCTAGGATTAATAAAATAACTATCTAGACCTAGCACCACCAATAGAGAAGAAGCTGTCTTATCAATCAGCGCGTCAGTCAACTTCAAAATAATTAGTATGAAGGCTAAGATGAAGCGTCCTACTactaaatgtatgttttacttAATTTTATGAAAGGGTAGTTCAAaatgggaaagaaaaataattaattaaactaTGTCATCAATAGATGATGTATTTTCTAAAATCCTTTGAGTAATAAGTTGAACTCTCACAGAGACTGCAGGCATGGTAGCGCAGCTTCTAGGAATAGGACCATAACAGCCAGCCCTGAATTGATTAGCacttattatattatatgtgACTAACAAAGCGCCTGAGCAGCAAGTACTGCGTGATTCTGGTCTGCCTTAAACACAGTTTGTATTACAAAGGGTATTTGTGTACAATCAAGATGGATGTGAAAGTCTTAAACTGCTTAAACAGATATTTGGATATTTTGGTTGATGATGTGGTCTAATGATGCCAAGCCACCCCACTATGCTTTGAAGTTTCGGGCCCATTCGGTAGCCTTCGGGTCTTTCCGTACAGCTGCAGAAAATTACGTCACAGTTGATCAAAAAAGCAACCCAGAGCTCAGCTTCGCATCTTTCTCCGTCGATCTGCCTGGACAAGAACCACTTCTTAACCTCTGTCGAAAACCCACCGAGGTATGAAAATGATTCCATTCAGACTCAATTGGCCTTTTGCAAACGGAAACATTGCACAATGTAACGTTAACTTAGTCCGAGCTGCgaatgtgtgtttcctgtctCCGCTGCGGCTGCGCTAGCAcagtggctaacgttagctgcggGCGTTCCTTTAACGATTATTAGGGTGCGATAGTTGAAATAACGACGGAAAGCCCACTGCGTGGCCGATAAACGGTCAGTGGTTTAACTTAACATCGTGTTATGTTTGCTCTGTGTTGACATTACTGTTAGCCAAACGACACCAGCTGGCTTTAACATCCATCAAGCTGCGTTGCATTCAAACGAAATAGTTGATTAACATTGATTCGATATATTTTACGTCCGCTAACACAACTATTGTATTTGCTGCTTTGAAAGCGCAACGTTAACTGTATTATTGTTCTGGTTTATCGTGTTAACGACAGCGAACATAACGGGACGTTAACCCATGGGGTTCTTCAGGAGCGGCTAGCAGTCCACTAGCTAGTTAGCCCGCTAGTTATTAACGCTAGTTTACAACGTTACAACTCAAGACACCGAAACAGATCCACATAGATGCATGTATAGTCGTTGCGTCAGGTCCTGAATCCCAGTTTGTGAATCGCCTCTGTTGACTTGGTGAATGAAACAGCAGTAGGATGAAAATGGCCTGGTTACGTAGGCGGCTACATTGTTGTCGGCCATGGCGGAGAGGGAGCCGCCCAGTGAATACCTCGGGACAAATGGCTCCAGCTGTCGGGCCTCTTGTTACTGTGCAATAACCCAAAGACTCGCAATGTCACGGTAATCATTGGCATGTGTCCTCTGCTGTAATGCCCAAATACATGGGTCATTTGTGAACGGTATGAAAGATGTATTGTCAGCGGATACGAGGAGACTCTACCCGGCTACGATAGGACGATGGTCGGTAAAGTCTTTACGGTTGTGTAGGTGAATCGGTAACGAAAAGACGCCACTTCACACTTCTGCTACTGACTGTCCAGGAGACGGACTGTGTCAGGGTGGTGCCAAGTTCTCCACGTATCAACTGCCCCCACTCCCGAGAGGGCGTCAGATAGAAGGCTGCAGTACACTGGCTACGATCACCATGGGAACAAAAGTACCATCGTTACTGATCACGTTATTAATCACGTGGAAAGAGCCCAGCTTATATAATACATGTTCTCTTTCATATCTATAGTTCCATGTGATTTACTGCGTTAAATAGCATAGTCCAGAAACGCTCCGTGATGCTCATATTGTCATGTTGGTCGGAGCAAGTTGATGTGCATATTGATCATCCAGGCGAGAATAGATGAGCCTTTTCTAAGCTCATCAAAGTATAAACAGACTTAAAAGTATATGAGTGGAATGTACGAAAGCTCATTTTGATGTTTTACAAGAACATGAAAGCTAAATGGGACAGCTCTTTGAGCTGTACTACCTAAAATAGTTGGCAGATATTTCCACAGTAGATTCTAGGTCCCTGTAGTCGGCCTCATTTGAAATGGATGATCCTATTACTACTCGATTACATGTTGTTTCGGAAAATTATAGAATATTCTTCCTCATGTTATCTTTGGGCTCCTTTTCATCTAcatgtttttcatttacaagattacaccccccacccccctccatccaATAAGTGTTTTTAATTCCATTGCTAATTTCTGGCATAACTGGACTTTGTCCCCGGCCATGGAATGCAAAGGCCTCGCCATGTTTGGGACCAGgcatgcatttgtgttgttaGAAGAGCACTCAGAGAGGGTGGGGTCAGTCGTTTCTGCAGGGTCAGCTCTGCAGCCATTTGTAGTCtgcctcttttgtttttcacttgaaTACCATGATATAACTATAACGCCCCGATTTCTACAGTAAATACAAACCTACATATTTCTTCTCTCTACAcccaaattacattttcaatagTAAATCCAGTCTGACTATGACCCAGATCAAAATAGATTGTGTGTTAGGCCTCTAGATACTGCACAGGCTGCAAACTCGTTTTACTGCTCTCTTGGACTACTTTCCACACATTTTGAGACTTGAATGGAAGAGTCTCTTAAATATGTAGTGCCTCTTGATGCATTGACCTCTGAAACATTATCATGATAAACTTCCAATATAATGCTTGCTGTGAAAGCATCTTTCTATTCTGATTATGCTCTGATGGCCTCTTATTGATTGATTATTGATGTACGATCAATGTTATGCCCCCAAACAGCCGACCATTACTAGACCCAAACTCAAGGTAACCTCCAtgtctgtctcactgtgtctctgtgtgtctgggtTTGCATAGGAGAGGGGATGATGATGTGGGATGGGAGAgaagtggagggaggagagacgcATGGGCTGGGCTACAACTTGGCTCGCTTTTCTGTACAGCGTAGTCACTGCAGGTGCAATGCGTCTGTCTGTGCTGCGGAGTAGATGAGCCTTCACCAACCGATTGTTAAGGAGTGTACTCCAGATGTACCCATCTCTGGCGACTAGGACTTCTCAACAACAAGAGCCACGCTGAGCTGACAATCCAGGCTAGACATATCTGATGTGTGTATGATTCGTTTCTTATTTTCATTCAGTCAAACTACCAACGTAGGGCTGTCTGTATGACAATGTATTTTCTTGTCATTTAATTTCTATGTCATGCGGATTTGGTAAGTGCGTAGTGaattgtttatgtgtttgttgGACTTTTCTCCTGAACCAGGACTGTCCTGCCTTAGCAGTGAGTAACCCTACAGCATGTCATCGGTTAGTGTGGTATTCTTATCTTAAAGGGAAGTAGAATAcgctattgtgttttttttaaaccgtatAATGTTTTCTGCTCCAGAAAACGTTGGGATTTGACTGGTTATCGGCCCAGTAGAAGTAGTTTAACTGACAGGCAGAAGCTCAGCAAATAATATTCATTTGAGACTTGGAAACCCTGATGTAGGTTATATTTGTATTAACTGAAAATCAGTTGGTAGTTAAATGCTACACATTTCGCTGACTAACTACAGTTGCTTGAAATACGTTGCTGATTTAGCTCTTGGACGTTAATGTGTACATGTAGATCTAATATAACTTCTAAGATGTCTTCATGTTGGACTACTTTGGTGAAGGCATTGCCCTGTAAGTCTTTTTGCTGTTTGGCACAGCAAATGATAGTCAGCTGCACGTTGTCCACAGAATCAGTTTAAGGGGTTTTCATGCTAACTGTTCCTGAGTAGGAAGGGGACGTGACTGGTCTCATTTCCCCCAGAAGCCTTCAGCCTCCAACTCCCATTATAGCGTCAGCAGGACCTCAATTCATCACAAATGGCTCAGCATTTGGGCGTTGCTGGGTAAATGACTTCATCTCTGATGAGGATTTAGGGAATGTTAATGGGATCAGTAAAACTGATGGAAGCATGCTGCACTTTCTAAGATGGGCTTGAATGTCAGGCTTTTAGCCTGGCTTCATGGTAACTTTGCCAACGGGCTTCAGCTGTTTATCAAGTGGAATGACTGGAATTCCACCCTTCTCACTGCTGAGTGGTGTAGCCGGCTGTTAGACACGTTTAAACCCCGAGAGTCATATCGATCACAAGGCTTTTCATGAATAAGCTTTTCATGAAGCTATCAGGCAGCAGGGATGTTTATTCTTTAATGCTCTTCTATAATGGGAATGTGTTTGCATTGTTTCCAGAGAGAGTAGCAGTACCTTCTGTTGCTCTACCCATTAAGTGGACTTTGTAATGGGGATGACTTTGAAAGTCACATGCTGCTGGCATAGTTCCCAGTACCTGACCAGCATTGCATTCTTAATATGCCTGTTAGCGGAGGTAAAAGGTGAATTAGGGTTATATAACTGCACCCATCAGTGAAATAGAAGTCGGTagtatcagtgtgtgtgggtgtaccGCAGCGAGGTGAAGAGAGAAAGCTGTTATCTACTCATCCATGGTGGGACAAAGTGCTATCAGCAGTCACAGGGCtgtgaggtcatgtgacacaaGCATGATCGCAAGCAGTTTGGTGCCCTATTCTCCAAAACACCAGGGGGCATACAAACAAAGCAGATTTAGCATAGAATATTCTCATCTTCATGGACTAATTTATTTCCTTAATAAAATCTCTAAATAAATCAGTCAAATTCTTCTTCTATAGCATCTAAAACATATCTTTTTAATAGTCAGGGGgtattcattaattcaatttatttatatatatcatttttggCATTCACATCTGAAATGGCCTGAGCGAAGCAGTTGCCTAGTAACAACCATTCGGCGGTCCACAAAATAGCGCCACAACTGCCAGTAGAGCCTTTGTACTTGATACACAATAACTGTTGACGCCAGCTccttctgaaatgcataatttaATGCAAAGTTCAAGTTAATAGGAATAACTAGAAGACTAATCAAGCAAACATCTGTTACCACTCAGATAACAATGTGGAGACCAAAAGACAAGTCACCTTCACAAAGAGtcacatatatatacaataatacACTTAAATTACCCCTAAATGATGTTTTGGTTAATGCCGTATATTCTCgttatttccaactttgaaTACTCCCTTAATTTCGCAACCCTAATTGTGACTGCTTGAATGGTCTGCTTGATCACACCGCTAGGGAGGCCAACTATTTGTGGAAGAGTTCAGTGTTCTATGAAAGCTGTTAAACTAAAATACAGATTCCCGCGTCATCCCAGTTTGGATGGCCCCTAATTGATTGCTGGGACTGGTTACGAGCAGGTAAACTAACCCAAGCTGGCAGTGTGGCATTGTAAATGTCAGCCTCCTCTTTTCCAAAGAGCTGCGTCTCATTTTTCTCAGACATGCGGTCTATCTATTGTTATTGGTATTAGTCTTCTTCTATCCCTGCTGCCCATAGCTCACTTCTGTAGTTACTTTTTCCTCTAatcattctctcgtaaaaaatct encodes:
- the odf2a gene encoding outer dense fiber protein 2 isoform X2, which codes for MRKAMRTRSSSPPIHLHIGEDTPVHVHVKSKRTTQGKTQVNRVNLLPTAKVKSRVPWIPPGKASVRDASYKWEGPTHCLEIAQALPEPGAERSQSVLRLADLTSEEQEEGLHGRISQYERKIDSLLTEVSSLKNEVELRKKEQLLERQSERLSVSQRVIADQEEELAEVAKELEETERENTHLRQSMEKMLEETDHIRRDGDDMQQDKDALHRKLLEAEVDGTAAAKQVSALRETVSRLCGAVGGKLSPSDSSVLDRQKELLLQKLETFEATNRTLRHLLREQHGSQKESLRWSEQKDALLQRLAATEADNAHLVVKLQEKDREVNQLSKHIDTEKHNAKSAADLSKSLESTRAHLQGQLRNKEAENNRLSVQIKNQEQAASQQKGVMEHLKEQLVRLKQQAGADREALKQATRAQKQRAQRSEDTAGQLSLQLLDLEKQVVDALSAAESWQSHHAQEVKERSKLETEVSWLNSRIAEVTQQLQTAGDKGRAEREALLDSLQRLTTETTAAQLEKQSLKATSSAMEERLALSQSELQQVKVSIQQYDSLLDSYKMQVGKTRAEADDYRARLARAQQEAQLVRRELEQEVEAVRSELLGRLAALEHLPEALRRSELQLQEAQDRERSQERRSTELSATLTELHMKVETQCSQVELLRQKNKVLLEENRQLQQRVESLERKLGETGSQKSDLLALIAKREDTIQSEQRRLEEKKRECCLLSRQLEEALGEAHQQMSESRGLAATKERSTQYKILDLEAQLSRTTSEINQVRRSKEEVERRYQSRLQDMKDRLEQSDSTNRSLQNYVQFLKASYASVFGDLALDSSLRTASPV
- the odf2a gene encoding outer dense fiber protein 2 isoform X3; translation: MRKAMRTRSSSPPIHLHIGEDTPVHVHVKSKRTTQGKTQVNRVNLLPTAKVKSRVPWIPPGKASVRDASYKWEGPTHCLEIAQALPEPGAERSQSVLRLADLTSEEQEEGLHGRISQYERKIDSLLTEVSSLKNEVELRKKEQLLERQSERLSVSQRVIADQEEELAEVAKELEETERENTHLRQSMEKMLEETDHIRRDGDDMQQDKDALHRKLLEAEVDGTAAAKQVSALRETVSRLCGAVGGKLSPSDSSVLDRQKELLLQKLETFEATNRTLRHLLREQHGSQESLRWSEQKDALLQRLAATEADNAHLVVKLQEKDREVNQLSKHIDTEKHNAKSAADLSKSLESTRAHLQGQLRNKEAENNRLSVQIKNQEQAASQQKGVMEHLKEQLVRLKQQAGADREALKQATRAQKQRAQRSEDTAGQLSLQLLDLEKQVVDALSAAESWQSHHAQEVKERSKLETEVSWLNSRIAEVTQQLQTAGDKGRAEREALLDSLQRLTTETTAAQLEKQSLKATSSAMEERLALSQSELQQVKVSIQQYDSLLDSYKMQVGKTRAEADDYRARLARAQQEAQLVRRELEQEVEAVRSELLGRLAALEHLPEALRRSELQLQEAQDRERSQERRSTELSATLTELHMKVETQCSQVELLRQKNKVLLEENRQLQQRVESLERKLGETGSQKSDLLALIAKREDTIQSEQRRLEEKKRECCLLSRQLEEALGEAHQQMSESRGLAATKERSTQYKILDLEAQLSRTTSEINQVRRSKEEVERRYQSRLQDMKDRLEQSDSTNRSLQNYVQFLKASYASVFGDLALDSSLRTASPV
- the odf2a gene encoding outer dense fiber protein 2 isoform X1, whose amino-acid sequence is MRKAMRTRSSSPPIHLHIGEDTPVHVHVKSKRTTQGKTQVNRVNLLPTAKVKSRVPWIPPGKASVRDASYKWEGPTHCLEIAQALPEPGAERSQSVLRLADLTSEEQEEGLHGRISQYERKIDSLLTEVSSLKNEVELRKKEQLLERQSERLSVSQRVIADQEEELAEVAKELEETERENTHLRQSMEKMLEETDHIRRDGDDMQQDKDALHRKLLEAEVDGTAAAKQVSALRETVSRLCGAVGGLSPSDSSVLDRQKELLLQKLETFEATNRTLRHLLREQHGSQKESLRWSEQKDALLQRLAATEADNAHLVVKLQEKDREVNQLSKHIDTEKHNAKSAADLSKSLESTRAHLQGQLRNKEAENNRLSVQIKNQEQAASQQKGVMEHLKEQLVRLKQQAGADREALKQATRAQKQRAQRSEDTAGQLSLQLLDLEKQVVDALSAAESWQSHHAQEVKERSKLETEVSWLNSRIAEVTQQLQTAGDKGRAEREALLDSLQRLTTETTAAQLEKQSLKATSSAMEERLALSQSELQQVKVSIQQYDSLLDSYKMQWFEAQATSSSFQVGKTRAEADDYRARLARAQQEAQLVRRELEQEVEAVRSELLGRLAALEHLPEALRRSELQLQEAQDRERSQERRSTELSATLTELHMKVETQCSQVELLRQKNKVLLEENRQLQQRVESLERKLGETGSQKSDLLALIAKREDTIQSEQRRLEEKKRECCLLSRQLEEALGEAHQQMSESRGLAATKERSTQYKILDLEAQLSRTTSEINQVRRSKEEVERRYQSRLQDMKDRLEQSDSTNRSLQNYVQFLKASYASVFGDLALDSSLRTASPV